The sequence CGTCGTCGCCGATCAGCAACTGCGGCAGCAGGCCGACGCGGTGCACGGACTCGGCGAGCGCGCGGGCCGCCGGGTCCTCGTCGGGGCTGTCCGGACGGGTGCCGGAGGCGGGGGTGGTGCCGGTGCCGCTGCGGCTGTCGGGACGGGTGCCGGAGCCGGTGGTGGTGCCGGTGGTGGTTTCGGGGCGGGGCTCGCCCGCCGGTGGATGGAACAGCGTCTCGACGTCCACCAGGACCGGATGGTCCCCGCAGGCGATCAGGTTCTCGAAGTGGGTGTCGGTGCCGTCCAGGACGTGCAGCAGCGCGAGCAGCGCGCCCAGTCGCCGGTAGAAGCGCTCGACGTCGTAGTGGGTCAGGCACGGCCGGGCCTCGGCGTACTCGGTCCAGCCGTGGGTGCCCCGGTCGAGCAGGCCGAGCGCGCGAAGCCGGGGCACCCCGGGCTGCGTGCCGTACCAGCCGAGCAGGGTGTTGAAGTGCCGGTGCGCGGCAGGTGGCCGGGGGCGGTGGACGACGGCGGCGCCGTTGGCGAAGTGCAGCACGGCGACGGCCCGGCCGCGACGGTGGCGGTCGCCGGCGTCGGCGGTGACGGCCAGCAGCATGCCCGGGTCGCGGCCGCGCAGCAGCCCGGCGACCAGCAGCGCCCGGTCGGCGGTGAAACGGTCCAGCAGTTCGGCGTGCGCGTCGGCGGCGTCCAGGCAGGCGCGGGCGAGCAGCCGGGCCAGCACGGGGTAGTCGCGCAGCAGCGCGGCCAGGCCCTCGCGGCGGGCGGTGAGCGCGAGGAAGGAGCGGAACCGCTCCTGCGGGGTGCCCCCGGCCAGCCGCCCGGCCGCCCGGGCCGTGTGCAGCTCCAGGACGAGGGTGCGGGCGGCGATCCGGGCCAGCCGTTCGGTCAGCCGCGCCGTGAACTCGGCGCGCAGGGCGGTGAGGTCGATCCGGCCCAGTTGGTCGGCCGCCCGGACGGCGGGCGTGAGCGCGGTCAGCAGCCGGACCTGTGCCCGGTCGGCGAAGGGCTGGAGGACGAGCGCGAAGCCGCTCAGGCCGGGGTAGGCGGCGCGCGGCACGACCGGGCGGACTGGCGCGGCGGCCACCGCGGCCTCGGTGAACGCGGCCCAGTCCGGGCGGGTGGCGGGCGCGGGCCGACCGGGGGTCAGGCCCCGTTCCCACCACGGCGGACCGCCGGCACGGGGGGACCGGAGGCGAGCGTGGTGGGAACGGGGAGTCTGGGAGGGGTGGAGCTGGTTCGGACGGAGCTCGTTCGTGCGGAGCTCGTTCGGGTCGGGCCGGTTCGGGTCGGGCACCGCCGTCTCCGCCGTCGGCGCGGGGCCGGCGGGTGGTGCGGATACGGCGGGTGGTGCTTGTACGGCAGGTGGTGCTTGTACGGCGGGTGGTGCGGGGAAGTCGCCGGGCATCGGAGTGTGCGGGAACGGTATGGCCGAGGGAACCACCGGTGCGACCGGGCCCTGAACCGGTCCTGCGCCCCCGTCGGGGCGCGTGCTGCGCACGGCGTTCACCTCAGCCACCACCGCACCTCCGATGCCGGGAGAGAGCCGCGCTGCCGTCGAAGGCGCTGCCCTCGTTGCTGATCCTGTCGTTGGGACGGTTGCCGGGACATGGGGGACGTGCCCCCATCTTTGTGCCGTGCGGCCCGCATGATCCGCCGGACGTCCGTCGTACCCCCGCCGATGGAGGGGGCGTTCCGGGTGGCCGGGCCGCAGGTCGGCCGCGGTCCGGGCCACCCGAACGGAGAAGGTCGGACGGAGAAGGTCGGACGGAGCGGGCCGGCGTCGGCTAGCGGCGGGCGAGAAGCAACTGGGTGGCCGTGGCGGGGTGGCCGTTCATGGTGTGCACCGGGATCTCCCGCGCGTCCACCGGGTCGAACCCGGCGAACAGCCCGTCCAGCCAGTCCCGGGTGTGGTGACGGCAGACCGCCCCGTCGCCGGTCTCGAACACGCCGAACCGGCCGAAGCGCGGCTCGGAGCGCCGGTAGCGCTCCTGGTTCCGCTCGTCCGGCTGGAGGACGTAGTCGCTGACGTGCAGCAGCCCACCCGGCCGCAGGACCCGGTGCAGCTCGGCGACCAGGGCGCGCTGGGCGCCGTCGTCGGGCACGCAGGTGAGCACGGCGAACAGGAAGGCCGCGTCGTAGCTGTTGTCCGGCCGGTCGAGCCGGGGCGGATCGGTCAGCACGGTGAAGCGAGCCGCGGGCTGTTCGGCGCGGGCCCGGGCGATCAGCTCGGGGGCGACGTCCACGCCCTCGATGTCGCGGAAGCCGAGGCCGAGCAGGTCGCCCGCGAGCCGGCCGTATCCGCAGCCGTAGTCGAGCAGGGCGGCCGCCGGATCGATCCTGGCCGCCCAGACGGGGTTGAGGGGGTGGCCGAAGGTCTTGGTGGTCCCGGTGGAGTTCCAGTACGCGGACTGGTCGTCAGGTGCCGACATGGCCCGATGATGGCACGCCCCGGGTGACGGTGGTGCGCCGGGGGTGTGTGGGGCGCGTGTTCGGCACGGGGCGGGGTGGCACGGGGCGGGTGAGGCGGTGCGACGCGGGGAGCGGCGGGTGGTGCGGGTGCCGGCGCCCCTGCCGGTCGGCGGGGCCGGTGGGCGTGGGCCGATGGGGCCGTTCGGCCCTTCCCGCTCCTTCGGCGGGGAGGGATCGTGAGCGCCGCGCCGGTGTGCGGGCCCGCCGGGAGCGGGTCGGCGCGGGCGGGACGACAGCGCGGCGGAACGGGAAGAGGCCTGAGGTGGGCGAGTTGGTCACGGTGCAGGTGTGCGAGGGGATTTCGCGGGGCTTCGCCGCCGACGCGAGAACCCGGATCGCCGCCGTGGTGAGCGGGGCGGACGCCCTGGTGGAGTCGTTGCGTGTCCGGATCGGGACGCTCGGCACGGCGGGCCTCCCGGGCATCGCCCCGGGTTCCGCGGGCCCGCCGGGGGTGGTGGCTCAGGTGAACGCCGAGGTGGACGGCCGGCGGATCCGAGTCCAGGAGGCGGCGGCAGCGGCCGACCTGGGCGAGGTGCTGGACCGGCTCGTGGACGGCCTGCGCACCCGGATGAGCGCCGTCACCGCCGGGTGGACACCCCGGCCCTGGCCGCGCCGGACCCGCACCCGGGGGCTGCCGGCCGCCCCCGGGGCCCTCACGTCCGCCGGAGCCTCCATGTCCGCCGGAGCCTTCAGGCCTGCCGGAGCCTCCATGTCCGCCGGGGCCGCGCCACCCGCCAGGGCCGAGCCGTCGGTCGGGGCCGAGGCACCCGTCGGGGCCGTCGCGCGCCTCGAAGTCCCCTGCCCGCCCGAGCCGCTCCGACGCATCGTCCGGCACAAGCGGCCGCAACTGGTCTGGTGCTCCCCGGACGCGGCGGCCCGCACCATGGACGCGATGGACTACGACATCCACCTGTTCACCGATCCGGCCACCGAGACCGACGCGGTCGTCTACCGGGTCGGCCCGACCGGCTACCGGCTGGCCCGCACAGTGGCCGCGGGTCCGCCCACCCGACCGGCCGTCCCCCTGACCCTCAGCCCTTGCGGCGCACCGGAGTTGAGCGAGGAGCAGGCCGTCGAACGGCTCACCGCCGCCGAACTGCCCCATCTGTTCTTCGCCCAGCCCGGTTCCGGGCGCGGCCGGGTGCTCTACCGGCGCTTCGACGGTGGCCTCGGCCTGATCGCGGCCGCCTCGTGAGCGACGAGTCCGTCCGCCGCCGGCTGCGGGCGCTGCGCCGCTCCGACGGCCCGCCACCGTCGCTCCGCCGGCCGGGTCCGGCGCCGCACCCCCGGCCGCCCGCCGAGGCGCCGCCCCGCCGACTGGTGCCACTGGACCGGGCCGAGGCACTGCGACTGCTGGGCGGCGCACCGTTCGGTCGGATCGTCTTCACGGTGCGGGCGCTGCCCGCGATCCGTCCGGTCAACCACCTCCTGGTGGACGACACCGTGGTGATCCGCACCCACGAGGGTGCCGCGCTCACCGCGGCCGCCCTCGGGGACGACGACATCGGCGTGGTGGTCGCCTACGAGGCGGACGCGATCGACCCGGTGACCAGGCTGGGCTGGAGCGTGGTGGTCACCGGCTACGCCCGGCCGGTCACCGATCCCGCCCGACTCGCGCGCTACCGGGCGCTGTTGAGTCCCTGGGTGGACGGCTCGATGGACCACATGGTGGCCATCCAGCCCGACCTGGTGGCCGGGTACCGGCTGACCGCGGGGACCGCGGCGGCCTCCTGACCCGGGTTCCGCGGAGCGGGGTGCGGTGGGCCGCCACGGGGTCCGGTGCACCGGATGCGCCGGGCGCGGCGGTGGCCGGCTCGGATCCGGTACGGCCGGTGCGGCCGGGGGAGCGTCGACTCTCCCGGCCGCACCGGCCGTTCGGCGTTGCCGGCACCCGGGAGCTTTCGGCCCGGGGCGGCCGCGGACCGGACGGTGGTCCCGCCCGGTGGTCCCGCCCGGTGGACCGGATCCGGGGCCCACCGGCCCCCGTCCACCGGGTCCAACGGCCCTGGGGGCGAAGGGCGGTGCGTTCCGATCATGGATCGCCACCCATCCGCAGAAGTTTCGAAGGAGTGCGTCCTTGAGCGCCATCGAGGCACGGGGCGACAGCGCGCCGCCGCCGTCCGCCGCCCGACCGGGAAAGGCCGGGGCCGACCGGCCCGGCTCGGCCCTGGTCCGGCTGCTGACGACCACCGACCACAAGACGATCGGCACCATGTACCTGGTGTCCTCGTTCGGGTTCTTCCTGATCGGCGGCGTCCTCGCCCTGGTCATGCGCGCCGAACTCGCCCGGCCGGGGACGCAGATCCTCTCCAACGAGCAGTTCAACCAGGCGTTCACCATGCACGGTTCGGTGATGCTGCTGCTCTTCGCGATGCCGCTGTTCACCGGCTTCGCCAACTGGATCATGCCGCTGCAGATCGGCGCCCCCGACGTCGCCTTCCCCCGGTTGAACATGCTGGCCTTCTGGCTGTTCATGTTCGGCTCGCTGATCGCGGCGGCCGGCTTCGCCACCCCGCAGGGCGCCGCCGACTTCGGCTGGTTCCTCTACGCGCCGCTGTCCGACGCGGTGCACTCGCCCAGCGTCGGCGCCGATATGTGGATCATGGGCGTGACGCTCTCCGGCTTCGGCTCCATCCTCGGCGCCGTCAACTTCATCACCACGATCATCTGCATGCGGGCCCCCGGCCTGACCATGTTCCGGATGTCCATCTTCTGCTGGAACGTGCTGCTGACCTCGCTCCTGGTGCTGCTGGTCTTCCCGGTGCTGGCCGCCGCGCTGCTGGCGCTGGAGTGCGACCGCAAGTTCGGCTCGCACGTCTTCGACCCGTCCTCCGGCGGTGCGATGCTCTGGCAGCACCTGTTCTGGTTCTTCGGCCACCCCGAGGTCTACATCCTGGCGCTGCCGTTCTTCGGCATCGTCTCGGAGGTGATCCCGGTGTTCAGCCGCAAGCCGATGTTCGGCTACTCCGGCCTGATCGCGGCCACCATCGCGATCGCGGGCCTGTCGGTGACGGTCTGGGCGCACCACATGTACGTCACCGGGCAGGTGCTGCTGCCGTTCTTCGCCTTCATGACCTTCCTGATCGCCGTCCCGACCGGGGTGAAGTTCTTCAACTGGGTCGGCACCATGTGGAAGGGCTCGCTGAGCTTCGAGACCCCGATGCTGTGGACGGTCGGCTTCCTGGTCACCTTCCTGTTCGGCGGCCTCACCGGCGTGCTGCTCGCGGCCCCGCCGCTCGACTTCCACGTCTCGGACTCGTACTTCGTCGTCGCCCACTTCCACTACACGCTGTTCGGCACGGTCGTCTTCGCGATGTTCGCCGGCTTCCACTTCTGGTGGCCGAAGATGACCGGCAAGATGCTCGACGAGCGCCTCGGCAAGGTCACCTTCTGGACCCTCACCGTCGGTTTCCACAGCACCTTCCTGGTGCAGCACTGGCTCGGTGCGGAGGGCATGCCCCGCCGCTACGCCGACTACCTCGCCTCCGACGGCTTCACCACCCTCAACACGGTGTCCACCATCGGCTCGTTCCTGCTCGGCCTGTCGATCCTGCCGTTCCTCTACAACGTGTGGAAGACGGCGAAGTACGGCGAGAGGGTGACCGTCGACGACCCGTGGGGCTGGGGCCGTTCGCTGGAGTGGGCGACCTCCTGCCCGCCGCCGCGGCACAACTTCACCTCCCTGCCGCGGATCCGCTCCGAATCCCCGGCCTTCGACCTGCACCACCCGGACATCGCCGCCCGCGACTTCCTGGAATGCCACGGCGAGCCCGCCACGTACCTGGCCGGCGTCACCCCGGCCGCGTACGACGCCCCGCTGCCGCGCCGCGAGCGCTCCGTCGACCGGGCCGACCGGGTCGGCTGACGGCCCCGCCGGCTCCGAACGCCGGCTCCGAACGCCGGCTCCGAACGCCGGCTCCGAACACCGGCCCCGGATGCCGGCCCCCCGAACGCCGCTCCCGCCCGTGTGTCTCCACCCCCGGACGGGCGGGAGCGGCCCCTCCCACCGACGCTCATAGGAGTGGACGGCACCATGTCGCACATCGTCCTGGCCATCGGCACCGCCGCGATCACCGCGTCCGGCTGCGTCTGGTACCTGCCCGCCGTCGCCGACCTCCAGGCCGGCGAGGACCGCCCCCGCTCGGCCCGTACCGCCGCGGCCGCCTGCGTGACCTGGTGGGCCTGCCTGGCCCTGGCCGGCGGCCTGCTGCTGGCCGTCCCCGCCTGGCAGCCCGCCGCGCAGATCGCCCTCGCCGGACTCGTGGCGGGCGTCCTGCTCCGGATCCGCTCCCAGTTCCAGCACCACGCCGAACAGCGGGAGGAGGCCGAGCGCTGGGCCCTGCTCGAACCGCTCCCGGCGCCCCGGACGGCTCGCCCCCCGGCCGCACGGGCCCTGCTCGGCTGGCTGCTCGTCGGCCTGGTGACCGCCTCGCTCGGCGCCGCCTCGATCCTGCTCGCCGGTGGCGGCCCGCTCGCACCGCGCCTGGCCGCCGCCGCGGGCAGCGCGGTCGTCGTCTCCACCGCCTTCCTGCTCCTCGGCCTCGGCAACGCCCACCGGCACCGACCCTGACGAAGCGTCACCGACCCTTCGCCGTACCCTTGCGCGAGGAACTCCGGGCCCGGAAACCAATCAGCCCACCGGGGCAGCGCCCCGGCCCTGTCGAGAGGAACGTCCGATGACCGCCACCGCCTCGCCGAGCGAAGTCCTGCACCAGTTCGTCCAGTTGATGGGCAAGGGCCCCGACCTGGCGGTGGTCGACCTGGTCACCACCGACGCCGTCTTCGAACTGCCCTACCTGACCCCCGGCGTGCCGCCGCAGCAGCCGGGCAGGGAGGCCTTCCTCACCCACCTCCAGCGGGGCGCCGCGATACAGCGCTTCGACGCCGTCGACCACGTCGAGGTGTACGGCACCACCGATCCCGAACTCGCCGTCGCCGAGTACCGGTTGCACGGCGAGGTGCTGGCCACGGGCAAGCGCTACACCCTCGACTCGGTGATGTTCGCCCGTGTCCGGGGCGGCCTGATCACCTGGTCCCGCGTCTACACCAACCCCCTGGACGGCGCGGTCGCCTTCGGCGCCGTCGAGCGGCTGCTCGGCGCCCTCCGCCCGGCGGAGTAGGACGCGCTCCGCGGCCTGCTCCCGGCGGCGGGACGCCCCGCCGCCGGGAGCACGTCGTGACGACGCCCGCCGACGGGGCGTGCCGACGCCGCCCGCCGACGGGGCGTGCCCGCGCGGAGAGGTCGTCCGCCCGTCCGCCTGTGCGCCCGGTTGTGCGTCCGCCCGTGCGCCCGGTTGTCCGTCCGTCGAGCCTCGTCCGCCGGAAATGGGGCCGTTCGACCCTGGGGCCGGCGCGGGCCGCGGGGGATGATGCGGTGGACCCGGCGTGCGATGCGCCGGACAGGGAGAGGGTGGAGTCGCGACATGGCGAGCGAGACGACCGGTACCGCCGCGGCGGCGCCGGTCAGGGTGTTCCTGCTGGACGACCACGAGGTGGTACGCCGAGGGGTGCACGACCTGCTGGACTGCGAACCCGACCTGGAGGTGGTCGGCGAGGCCGCCACCGCCGAGCAGGCCCTGGTGCGGGTCCCGGCGCTGCGCCCGGACGTC comes from Streptomyces sp. TLI_053 and encodes:
- a CDS encoding class I SAM-dependent methyltransferase; translated protein: MSAPDDQSAYWNSTGTTKTFGHPLNPVWAARIDPAAALLDYGCGYGRLAGDLLGLGFRDIEGVDVAPELIARARAEQPAARFTVLTDPPRLDRPDNSYDAAFLFAVLTCVPDDGAQRALVAELHRVLRPGGLLHVSDYVLQPDERNQERYRRSEPRFGRFGVFETGDGAVCRHHTRDWLDGLFAGFDPVDAREIPVHTMNGHPATATQLLLARR
- a CDS encoding sigma 54 modulation/S30EA ribosomal C-terminal domain-containing protein; amino-acid sequence: MGELVTVQVCEGISRGFAADARTRIAAVVSGADALVESLRVRIGTLGTAGLPGIAPGSAGPPGVVAQVNAEVDGRRIRVQEAAAAADLGEVLDRLVDGLRTRMSAVTAGWTPRPWPRRTRTRGLPAAPGALTSAGASMSAGAFRPAGASMSAGAAPPARAEPSVGAEAPVGAVARLEVPCPPEPLRRIVRHKRPQLVWCSPDAAARTMDAMDYDIHLFTDPATETDAVVYRVGPTGYRLARTVAAGPPTRPAVPLTLSPCGAPELSEEQAVERLTAAELPHLFFAQPGSGRGRVLYRRFDGGLGLIAAAS
- a CDS encoding pyridoxamine 5'-phosphate oxidase family protein produces the protein MVPLDRAEALRLLGGAPFGRIVFTVRALPAIRPVNHLLVDDTVVIRTHEGAALTAAALGDDDIGVVVAYEADAIDPVTRLGWSVVVTGYARPVTDPARLARYRALLSPWVDGSMDHMVAIQPDLVAGYRLTAGTAAAS
- the ctaD gene encoding cytochrome c oxidase subunit I, which gives rise to MVRLLTTTDHKTIGTMYLVSSFGFFLIGGVLALVMRAELARPGTQILSNEQFNQAFTMHGSVMLLLFAMPLFTGFANWIMPLQIGAPDVAFPRLNMLAFWLFMFGSLIAAAGFATPQGAADFGWFLYAPLSDAVHSPSVGADMWIMGVTLSGFGSILGAVNFITTIICMRAPGLTMFRMSIFCWNVLLTSLLVLLVFPVLAAALLALECDRKFGSHVFDPSSGGAMLWQHLFWFFGHPEVYILALPFFGIVSEVIPVFSRKPMFGYSGLIAATIAIAGLSVTVWAHHMYVTGQVLLPFFAFMTFLIAVPTGVKFFNWVGTMWKGSLSFETPMLWTVGFLVTFLFGGLTGVLLAAPPLDFHVSDSYFVVAHFHYTLFGTVVFAMFAGFHFWWPKMTGKMLDERLGKVTFWTLTVGFHSTFLVQHWLGAEGMPRRYADYLASDGFTTLNTVSTIGSFLLGLSILPFLYNVWKTAKYGERVTVDDPWGWGRSLEWATSCPPPRHNFTSLPRIRSESPAFDLHHPDIAARDFLECHGEPATYLAGVTPAAYDAPLPRRERSVDRADRVG
- a CDS encoding nuclear transport factor 2 family protein, which translates into the protein MTATASPSEVLHQFVQLMGKGPDLAVVDLVTTDAVFELPYLTPGVPPQQPGREAFLTHLQRGAAIQRFDAVDHVEVYGTTDPELAVAEYRLHGEVLATGKRYTLDSVMFARVRGGLITWSRVYTNPLDGAVAFGAVERLLGALRPAE